AATCTCTCCGCTACGATGCGGCGGATTCGGATACGTTCAGCTTTCCCGTTGAGGATTGACGCTTGGAGTCTCACGAATACCAGACTCTTTTCGATCTCGAGCCGACATACTGGTGGTTTAGAGGACTCCACTCGATACTGCTGGACGCGTTGCAGGGGTTGAATATCAGGCGTGACGCAAGGGTACTGGATGCAGGGTGCGGAACAGGCCAGAATCTCTGGAATATTACCCAACATCTCACTTCCGATGCGTACGGATTCGATTTATCGCCTGAAGCCGCGGCATTTTCCAGGAAACGCGGCCTGGAAAGAACCTGCAGGGCTTCGATCAACGAAATACCATTCGGTTCCAATACATTCGATGCAGTCACTTCGATAGATGTGCTGGAGTGCACCGCTGTTTCAGAAGACGCTGCGTACTCGGAATTGCTGCGGGTGCTGAAACCCGGCGGTCACTTGATACTGATCGTACCGGCATATGATTGGCTGATGACCCCTGAACACCATAAGGCAGTCGGTGCATGCCGCCGGTACACGCGAGCACGGGTACGAAAGCTCCTCTCCCGGGGAAATGCTGAGATCCTTCGCATAACCCACGTGTTCGGATCGGTATTTCCTGCGGTAGCCGCATATCGGCTCGCTCTGCAGGGCGGTGGACACGTTGAAAACGATACCCCTAAATCCGAGCTGAAAGAAATGCATCCTGCTGTAAACGGATTTCTGTTTCAGGTCATGAACCTAGAACGGAAATTTCTCCGCCGATGGGATGTTCCCTTTGGGAGTTCCATCATGGCAATTGTTCGGAAGGCCGGCTGAAATATGGCAACAAAAGCATGGCAGCTCGGCTCTCCGGAGACTCTCGTGTATCGGTTTTTCGACTGGCTCAGAAACGGCCTGAATTCGAAACTTGCGGAGTACTTTGTGACCCGCGGCATACATGGTTCAGATGCGGTGGTGTTGGAAGCCGGATCGGGACCTGCTTTTGCTTCATCCATACTGGCGCGTCATCCGAAAATCGCGTTGAGTGTCGCTGCGGATATCGATCTGGAGGCGCTGGAACAGGCGAGGCTCAGGGACCCGGCACTCTCTCTGGTGGTCGCGGATTTGAATCATCTGCCGTTCCGGGACGAAGCTGTGGATCTGTGCTGGAACAGCAGCACGCTCGAACATTTGCCTGACCCGTCAAACGCATTGTCCGAAATGGCACGTGTCGTGAGAAAAGGCGGGAATATTTTCGTCGGCGTTCCCTATCTCTTCGGGCCGCTTGGGTTTCAACGGCTCATCCGCAACACCTCGCCCGGCATATGGATCGGCGAGACTTTCAGCTTGAAAGCCCTTCGAAATATGATGATCGGGGCTCGTCTCGTTCCTGCCCACCAAATCTTCTATTTCTTTCGTTTTTTCGTCGGTGTCTTGGCGAAAAAAGAAAAGTAGGATGCGGTGAATGAAATGAACCGCATCGGTCGCGAAACCAACAGATGACTCGATTGATGCGGTTCGCTGCGCTCACCAGCATCCTACGTAAGTCCCTTCGACAAAGAGGGAGAGCAGCCGCAAGCTTTGATCAAAGAATCTTCAAAGCTCTCTCTTTTTCGCTGAAAACACACCCGCAGTACTTCTGTCTGTAGAGTCCCAATTTTCGGTATTTCTTCACGCCGTCATTCCAGCCGGTGCGCCAATCAGCGTAGTGAAAAGGAATCCCGTGTTTCTCCGAAACCGCTTCACAGATCTGTTTCAGAAGATCGTGTTTCTGGAAACGGCTGTAAAGCAGTGTCGTTGAGAACGCATCGAATCCTTTGGCTTCGGCAAAAGCGGCAATAGCATCCATACGCAGGTGGAAACACACACGGCAGCGCTGAGCCTCACGGAAACTGACTTCTCTGAACCACTCTTCCATTCCGGCATCGAAATCTGCGGTTACGGTTTTTACCTGATTCTCCTGGGTGAAAACCGTGAATGCATCCAGTCTCCGCAAATATTCGGTGTACGGATGGATGTTCGGATTGAAGAATATCGCTGTGACATCATGACCTTGTGAGCGCAGATCTTCCAGAGGATGAACCAGGCAGGGTGCGCAGCACGCGTGTAACAGTATTTTCATGAAAAAGGTTGTCTCCTTTCCAGCGTCATGGTAAGACTTTTGGGCATTGCGGAACGATTCCGCACCGGTTTCGTGTCAATCAGGCAAAAGGACATCTTACTACAATTATCACTTAAACCGAATTGCTCATGAAAAATCTCATTCTTTTTTTCAGTTTAGGTCTTTTCATCATAGCAGGACCGGCCCAGGGCTCTGATCAGGCTGTGTTTCTCAACGCTTTCGGCGAAACTGCAACCGCATACCTGAACGATTCTTTCCTCCTCCTGGGAACTACTGCCGATGGATTTGTGGCAAATATCGTGTCCAAGGAAACCGCGAATGAGATAGTCAAGAACGTGCAGAAACGGGTCCGTGTTATCAGGGCCAAACTCAAGGCAGTATCCAACACCCGCATTTCCGATGTGGACCGGAGACTGATAGGTCTCCTCGAACAATCGTACGCGTGCATGGATCATCAAGCTTGGGCATTGATGAAATACCTTGCAGAAAAGAGCCCCGATTCCGCCAGACGTTTTGAAAGCCAGCGGACTGAATGTCTTCAAAAATTGAAACGAGTCGCAGAATTCTATTCCACCTTGCCGCCTTCACCGGAGCTTCCCGAACCTCTCAGCACTCGCTGATCGCCCACTCGCATGGTGAATCGCTGCCTGTCCAAATACTCCAGGAGCGGAATGTTAAATTTTCGCGAAGACTTCGTTATTTCGGCGAATTGAGATGGAGTGATCCCGCCCTCACGCTTGATGAAGTCAGTGAGTTTCCTTTTGATGTCGTCTACGAAATCTTTAGAAAAATAGAAATCTTCACTAATCCGAACCACTCGACCTTCTTTTTCCAAGATGCTCATAAGATTGCGCGTTTGCTTCTGGTCCACTTTCGCAGCGGCTACAACTTCCTTGAAAAGAGGAGGCGCGTTGCCGGCCTTTACTATCAGCGCCGCAAGCCTGTCTTTGATGTCCTTTTCATTCTCGTTGAGTTGGACTTTATGAGAACTCAGGCGAAGGAGATTTCCTTCATCCGCTATTTCAGCTTTTGAAACGAGAAAATCCATAACAGCTTTAATGAGTTTTTCCGAACCGGGCAATGACGAACGCACTTCCTGCTTTGACATGCCTTCTTTGAGGGGATGTTCGGCATGAAAAGCAGTCAGGCGCTTCAGAATTCTAGTTCGAACTATTTCAAAAAAGTCCTTGTGGACCATGCGGTTTTCTGTGGGATCGAAACGGATTATCGTCCTTGAATTACGCAGCGTTTCCAGTGTCTTATCAAGACGTTTAACAGAAAAACCCGAGAGGCCGAGCAGCTCGTTTCGTCCGATGCCCATTATGCCTGCGCTGCGAACCAGGGAGATGATAATGCTGACGTCGTCCCCACGGTCCAGTTCCAGAAAAGTTTTCGCGGACCTCGCCCGCAGCTTTGCCGCACGGGGGTTCATGACCACCCCGCCGCCAAGGGTAATGGACGGAGAGAGCGCTCTCACAACGAACCGGTCGCCTGCAGCAGGCACCACCGGCTCTGACGCCCGCAGTTGTGCGAGCACTTCGTGACCCGGCTCAAGGACATCCATATCGGGCAAAATAATACGCGCCTCAACTTCCGACGTATAATGGTGAAATCTGACTTTTCTTCGATTATTCAAGGGAATGGGTGACCGCGCCAGAGACCTGAGTTTCACGTCAACAATGTAAGAAGGCTTGAACTGGCCCGGATGAGTGAGGACTTCGCCACGGTGCACCTGCGCCTGTTCCAATCCCCGGAGATTGACTGCCACTCGCTCTCCGGGAAAGGCCTTTTCCTCCTGACGGTTGTGGGATTCAAGCGAGCGTACCGTTGTTCTCAAGCCGCTGGGAAGAATCTCGATTTCGTCGCCAACGGACATGGTCCCGGAAATCAGTGTGCCGGTCACTATCGTTCCGTGCCCCTTCAGGGTGAATACTCTGTCTACCGGCAATCTCATGAGACCGTGAACCGGCTTTTCCGTAATCTTGGTTGCCATGTCCGTCAGGACTTCGCGAAGGTTGTCCAACCCCTCGCCGGTTTTGGAAGAGACTTTGACAAAGGGAGCCTTTTCGAGAAAAGTTCCCTTTACCGAATCCCGAGCATCCTCCTCCACAAGGAGAGCCAATTCTTCGTCAACCAGGTCCGCCTTTGTGAGCACAACCAGTCCCATACGAACATCCAGCAGGTTCAGAATGTCCAGATGCTCCACGGTCTGCGGCATTACTCCTTCGTCCAGAGCCACAATCAGCGCTGCGATATCAATTCCGCCCGAGCCCGCCACCATCTGTCGGACAAATTTCTCGTGTCCCGGAACATCCACGATGCCCATCCGGATATCATTGCCGAGTTCGAGAAACGCGAAGCCCAACTCTATGCTAATGCCGCGTTGCTTCTCTTCTTTCAGACGGTCCGTATCGATTCCGGTCAGCGCGCGTACAAGTTGTGTCTTGCCGTGATCGATATGTCCGGCGGTTCCTAAAATTACTCTTTTCATTCAATGCTCTTTGATGACGGACTATTCCGGCCAGATTTCTATCGTTCTCTTCGCAGGTAGCGGATGTGGTGCATCCGGCCCGAACCATTTATCGTAAATCCTCTTCCAGGTTCCGTCTGCAGCCATATCTTGCAGAGCAAAATTGACCAGATCTCGCCAGGCGGAATCATTGGACGGGAGCGCTATGGCGACGACTTCCACCGAATCCCCTGCAGGGATGAGTTCGAAGCGACCGGGACTCTTTGCAGAGTATTCCATCAGTGTCATACCGGAATCCAGCCAGCCGCCAATCTTGTCTTTGCCGAGAGCCATGAAACAAGCAGGTCTATCGGGGTACGAGACCACGTTCTTCTGCGCAGCATCGTCACCCGTCTGTCTCAACAGGCTCATAGCCGTTTTCTCGAAAATCGATCCCTGGACTGCCGCAATCTTCTGACCTTTCAGATCCGAGACTGCTTTGGAGGAACCTTTAAGTACCAGAACTTGTGGTGAGTCAAAAAAGTACGGGACCGAGAAGTCGAATTCGTTTTCCAGCGATCTGCGATGAACTATTCTGCACAAAGCCGCATCTATTTGCCCTTTCGACAGCATAGAGCGCCAGGTCTTCTCATTCACTTTGACCAGATCGAGTTTAAGATTCATGTGTCTGGCCAATTCCGCGGCAAGGTCCACTTCAAAGCCTGCCCATTCACCCGAAGAATTGAGAAACCCATGTGGAATAATGTTGTAGGGCGCTCCCAATCGTACAGTGTTGCTCCCCACCACTCGATCGAATGTTGCTCCGCTCCAGGCATTCGAATGGGGGATCAACAACACGATCAGAAAAAAGACTATCCCGATGCGGCGATTCACTGCACTTCCTCCTCGAAACGGACAACATTCGCGGACTTACCAATCCAGTTCCGACCCGGTTTCGCCTTTGTGTGCGATATTTTCAGCCTCGTTACTGCCGTCCGGGTCAGTTTCCCCCTTCTTCGAGCTGGATGAACCGACTTTTACAATTTCGCTTTTGTTAACTTCAACTATCGTCTCGTCCTGCAACTTAACGAATACCGTCTCTGCGAGAGGATTGTGTTTCAAAACCAATCCTTCCCCCTGAGAGGTCGTTACAGCTTTACCCACCCGCGGCAGACCTTTCTTAAACTCTTCGTACACATCGTGTTCGTATGCGAGACAGCACATCAATCTACCGCACACTCCCGATATCTTGGTCGGATTGAGCGACAGATTCTGGGTTTTCGCCATTCGCACCGAGACCGGCCTGAAATCGGTCAAAAACCGGGCACAACAGAGCTCCTGGCCGCAGCAGGCGAGGCCACCCGTCATTTTAGCTTCGTGCCGGACTCCGATCTGGCGCATCTCAATTCGCACAGGGAAACGGGCAACCAACAGCTTGACCAGCTCGCGAAAGTCTACACGACCTTCAGCCGTAAAGTAGAAGACGTACTTGGAGCAATCGAAGAAGCATTCAACTGATACGAGCTTCATGGGAAGATCTAAAGTCTCTATTTTCTCGAGACAATACATGTACGCTTCGTACTCTTTTTCCCTGCATCGATCTTTTTGCTCGAAATCAGACGGACAGGCTTTTCGCAATATTTTCCGCAAACCTTCGAGTTGAACCGCGTCAAATTCCCGCTCGAACGGGGGCAAAGCGATGAGCCCGAGTCCCAACCCTTTTTCGGTCTTGACTACCACCCAATCGCCTGCACTCAGATTCATGTCGCCGCAATCGAAATGGTAGATTTTTGACGCGTACCCAAAGCGTACCCCCACGATCCGAACCAGTGTCTTGGTTGGATCGGATTGTTCCCAGGCCCCTGTCGGGTGGGGCTCTTCAAAATCTTCCTCTAACTGGTCGGGAACAGCGCCCATTCGAGGACATCTGCGATCTGCGCAACACCTCTTGGCCTCTGTCGATTCCGAAATTGTTTCCTCGGTTTTCTCGATTTCTTCCGATTCAGAGACTTTGTAGTCTACATGCTCTTCAATTTTGGGCTCTTCGATTGCAGGCTCTTCGACTTCTTTATGGTTTTTTTCCTTAAAACCTGCCGAACCCCACGATCTCGGTAAGTACGAAATATCTTTTTTAGATTTATCAGTGGACATGCAATTATCCGTTCGCGGGGACCACTCCAAAGTGAGGCCCCTCAAGAATACGCAAGGTTTTCAGCATCATCGTGTCTGTGACAAGATTCGGGTTTACGTTGATCTCCGCTTCAATCAGTTCCGCTGCTCTCACAAGCTGATCGTACAGAGAAATGAGTCGATCGCTATCCTGACGATGGGCTGTGTCGGAAATTTTGTCAAGAAAATCCACATGAATCATCTCCGAGGAATGCGTGCCGATCTGTTCGAGGAGAAGATCGCGAATCCACGTTGATGCAATCTCGATCGCCTGTATGGCTGTTGCGCGATCCGATGAAATTGTCGCGGAAAATTCAAGTGCTCCACGCAAACCAACAGAATCTGAATGGGAAAGCACAGCAATGACTTTTTCCCTGAGCTTCATGTATTGTGAACTTTCCATTTTCAAGGCACGTCCTGCGCTGCCTGACGCAAGTCGCGCCAATACTCCCGCCTCACCGGGCGCAATACCGTTATCTCGTAAAATACGGACAACCGATTCTGTGGACAAAGAGCCGAATCTCACTTTCCGACAACGAGAGCGTACGGTAGGTAACATCAAGGAAGGCCTTGAGCTGATCAGAATCAGAATCGAATAATTCGGAGGTTCCTCAAGGGTCTTGAGCAACGCATTCTGAGCAGATCGATTCATCAGGTGTGCGTCATCGATAATAACGACCCTGTACCGGCATTCAACAGGAGCATACCGCAATACAGACTGGATCTCCCTCACCTTGTCTATCCGGATCATGTTCTTTTCCGGAAGAGTTATCCGAATATCCGGATGTTTTCCTTCCACCATTCTTGTGCAGGTTGAGCAGGAATAATCCGCATCCGTAGGCGAGGGGCAGTTCAAAAAGCAAGCAAACCGCAAAGCAACCAGCTTCTTGCCCACACCTTCTCTTCCTGAAAAGAGATATGCATGGGCAGGCCGGTCATTCTGAGCGGTCAGTGCAAGAAACGAGAGGATTTTCTCATGTCCTTCAAGGACGTGCATAAGTTCCAGTCGCCCGGATCAGCCGCGTTTTACAGGCAAGAACCGATCCAGTTCCAAAACAAGAGCTAAAGCCACGAATATGGAAGAATACGTTCCGAATATTATACCCACAATAAGAGCCAAAGCAAAGTCCTGCAAAACGGGAGTCCCGAAGAAAAGCAGAGCAATTACCGAAAGAGTGGTAAAGCCGCTGGTGAGAATTGTCCTGGACAGGGTCTGATTTATGGAAACGTTGAAGATATCTATCAAGGGTTGTTTCTTCATGGTCTTCAGGTTCTCTCGGACCCTGTCGCATACCACGATGGTATCGTTTATATCATACCCGACTACGGTGAGGAATGCTGCCAGAATAGTCAGATTGAACTCCAATCCGGTCCACACAAAGAATCCATAGACCATTGCCAGATCGTGCAAGAGGCAAGCAATGGCACCCAACCCCATAGTGAAGGTAAACCGAAACGCCATGTAGACAAGAAGCATTCCAAGCGCTATAACAGTAGCCCAGATTGCCGACTGCTGAAGATCTTTCCCCACCTTGGGACCGACCATCTCAAGGCTGCGGATTTCAAAATTACCCTTGCCGAACTTCGCCTCCAGCAATTGGGAAATCTGTTTATTAAGCTGATCCGAGCCCTCCTCACCTGTTTCGAATCGAATGATGAATTCTTCCACACCAACCAGCTTTTGCACAACCAAACCTTCGCCATATTGTTTGAGAGCATCCCTGATCTCATCGGTATGGACGGGTTTGTTGAACTTCACCTGCACCAGTGCGCCCCCGCTGAAGTCGATTCCGAGGCGGATGTGGCCTTTAATGGGGATCGATATGAGAGCCGCCACAAATAAGAGGAGAGAAAAAAGATAGGCATAATGACGTTTGCCCATGAAATCAATGTTCGTGTTCGGTTTTATGAGTTCCACGCTGAAATCCTCTTTAAATCGAAGGAGGCGTTCACGTATGACCGCCTCCCTGTTTCATCAGATGTCATATGCTTATTTTCTTGATGCCTTTGACCTGGAAGCCATAATCAAAGATCGTGCGGGTCACGAAAAAGGCAGTGAAAAGCGAAATGATGAGACCGACACACAAAGTGACAGCAAACCCTTTCACCGGCCCGGTCCCGAACTGGATGAGCGGCAGTGCCGCAAGGATGTTCGTCAAGTGCGTATCGATGATGGTCAGGAAAGCTTTGTTATAACCTGTCTCCATTGCCGCTCGGGGTGATTTTCCTGCTCGCAATTCTTCACGAACTCTCTCGAAAATCAGGATGTTCGCGTCAATGGCCATACCCATGGTCAAGGCGACTCCCGCGAGACCCGGCAGAGTCAGGGTAGCCCGCAGACCGGGAGAAACCATTACTGCAAACAACAGGAGCGGGTTCAGCACCAGAGCAATGTCGGCCACGACTCCGGACCATTTATAATAAACGGCCATGCCGATTACGATGAGCACGATTCCGACGAGAATCGCGTTGCGGCCGGACCGAATGGAATCCTCTCCCAGGGACGGTCCGACAGTCCTGTTTTCCAGTATCTTCACCGGAGCGGGAAGCGAGCCGGCTCGAAGAACCAGAGCCAGGTCGTGCGCCTCATCCGGAGTAAATGCACCTTCAATGATTGCCGAGCCTCCGGAAATGCGGTCTTTTATTACCGGAGCAGAGTAAACCCGATTGTCCAGAATGATCGCGAGTCGTTCCCGAACGTGTTCGCCGGTTATACGCTCGAATTGTCTGGCGCCGATACTGTTGAACTCCATGGCAATGATCATTCTGCCCATCTGGTCAGGCTGTACCCTGGCATCGGTAATGACGTCTCCGGTCATGAGCGTCTGTTTCTTCACCAGGTATGGCGTCCGGGTCACAGCATTCGTTCTCGGGTTTTTGTCTATTTTGTAGAGAACTTCGTCGCCTTGCGGGACATCGCCTTTGAGGGCGGCAGTGAGATCTCCCTTTTCGTCTATGAGTTTAAATTCCAAGCGGGCAGTTTGCTTGATAATATCGATCGCGCGGTTGATATCCTCTTTGAGGCCAGGCAACTGAACAATAATCCTGTCCTGGCCATGGATAACCACGTCAGGCTCCGCAACACCGAATGCGTCTACCCTATTGCGGATGGTGTCCACGGCCTGGCGAACCGCCTTCTGTTTGATAGATTCTGCCACCTTGGGATCGACTTGGAGTTGAATTTCATATCCCTTGTCTGTGGTGCCGGACGAGACTTTTCTGAAGCTCGGAAGCTTGTCGAGAATCTTTGCATCAAACAGCGATGCCTGGTCTGCATCTTTCAGAATTACCGCCAGAGAATTGGGCGAAGTCCGAATAGCGTCATTGTAGCGAATCTTCTCGTCCTTCATGAGAGACAGCACTTCAGAAATGGTCTGATCGACCATAGTTTCTACAGCCGCCTCAGCCTGAACCTCGAGTACGAGATGCAGACCGCCCTGAAGATCCAACCCTAACCGAACAGGGCTGTTCGGAAGGTACTTCTGCCAGAATTCCGGGACTGGGCCAACGGAGGGGTACAGGAGAAAAACACATGCGACAAGTACTATGGCTACAGTAACTATTCGCCACCTGAGGCTCTGGTTCATTTATTCGCTCCTTACGGATTTTGGTCGATGCCTGCAGGAGCCAAACCGGCAATATGGGCTCTGGAAATCTTTACCCGGACTTTGTCCGCAACCTCCAGGGTTACCACATTGTCCGAGACACTGACTATCTTCCCGTACAAGCCACCCTGCGTGATAATGGCGTCGCCCTTCTTGAGTTCGTCGAGCATGGATTTATGCTCTTTAGCTTTCTTCTGTTGCGGCCTGATCAGCAGAAAATAGAAGACCGCAAAAATGAGAATCATGGGCAAGAATGCGATCAAAGCGTTGTCACCGCCACCTTGCCCTGAGGGCGGGGCCATTGCATAAGCGATATCAATCATCGGTCTCCTCCATTTGTACCGAGAAATCTCGTGCGAGAGAGTGTAAACGATTTTGCGTAATTGCTATCCTTATATTTTCCATCATATGATAATAAAAGCTCAGATTGTGCAAAGTCGCAAGCCGGAGACCGAAGATCTCTCGTTCCTGAAAAAGATGCCTTAAATAGGCTCTGGAATAACTACTGCACAACAGGCATTGGCACTGGGGATCTATCGGGCGGGGATCGTCACGATATCGGGAATTTCTGATGTTAACCGATCCGTGCGAGGTGTAGAGCGTACCGTTTCGGGCATTTCGCGTGGGGAGCACACAATCGAACAGGTCGGCCCCCCGCAGGACCCCATCTATAATGTCCTGAGGCTTTCCGACACCCATAACGTATCGAGGAACCGCTTCAAAAATCAGAGGCAACGTCACCTCAAACATTTCCACCATAAGCTCACGGGGTTCCCCGACGCTCAATCCGCCGACGGCATATCCATCCAGATTCAGGTCGGCCAAGCTCTCGGCGCTCAACCTCCTGAGGTCCGGGTACATCGCCCCTTGTACTATGCCGAATAAGGCAGGGTCAACCCTTTTTTTGGCTCCTAAGCACAATGCCGCCCAGCGGGTCGTCCTGAGAAGCGCTTCAAGGGCTTCTTCTCGAGTTGCCGGATATCCCCGTACATCGTCAAGGCACATAATAATGTCGGATCCCAGAGCCTCCTGCACCTCAATGCATAGTTCCGGGGTGAAAAGGTGAGAGCTGCCGTCTATGTGCGATTGAAAAAGCACCCCCTCGTCCGTGAGTTTCCTCAACCGCGCAAGGCTGAACACCTGAAACCCGCCGCTATCCGTGAGAATCAAACCGTCCCAATTCATGAAGCGATGCAATCCCCCAAGCTGCTCCACCAGTTTGTGACCCGGACGAAGGTAGAGGTGGTATGCATTGCTCAGAATTATCTTGTATCCGAAATCCTTAATTTCCTGAGAAGAAAGGGTCTTCACTACGCCCCGGGTACCAACCGGCATGAAAGCAGGAGTCGGTACCTCGATGCCGCGGATCGTCATTCGACCCAGCCGAGCCGCACTGCCCGCGTCACGATGAAGCACTTCAAAAGCAAAGCTCATTTGACTTCCTATTCAGTTTTCTCAATCAAGAAAGGAAAATCGGGGGGGAACTTCTTCTAATACCGTTTCGCCAATAAAAGAACAAAACAGAGAGGTCCGGCAGGGACGCCGGACTCTACCAGAGCCGGTAGCGGCCGGCGTCCCTGCCGGCCATATTATGTTCATAAAAGCGAATAGGTATAAGAAGTTCCCCCCCAATATTATCTTGATTGGGAAATCGCATGAGAACAGAAAACGCGAGAGCCGGAGGTGTTCCGATTCTCGCGTGTTGCTATTGTTGAACTATCTATTTGCCTTCTTCAGGTTGAGCGCATCCTGGGCGATGATCATTTTCATGATATTTGTAGCGCCTTCAAGGATTTTGTACACTTTTCCATCTCGAAGTATGCGCGCTATGGGGTATTCATTGGAATATCCGTAGGCGCTCAGTACTTCCAACCCGAGATTTGGCACTTCATCTGCTGCTCTGCATGCGTAGTATTTCGCCAGGACGGTCTCTCGCATATTGTTGACGAGGCCGCGATCTTTTTGCATTGCGCACCGCCACACAAGAGCACGGGCAGCTTCGGTTTCGGCTACCATGCGTGCGACGACTTCCTGAACCATCTGAAATTGTGCGATGGGTTGTCCGAATTGCTGACGTTCGGTGGCATACTTCACTGCTTCGTCCAGCGCTGCCTGACACGTTCCGACTGCTCCTGCGGCCGCACTCAGCCTTGTGCTGATCAGTTCCTGCATGAGCATCCCGAATCCTTTGCCTTCCTCTCCCAGGAGGTAGCCGGCAGGGACACGGACGTCTTCCATGATGATTTCGCCGGTCGGGCAGGCCCAAAGCCCAAGCTTTTCTTTAATGCTCAGGGTGGATACTCCCGGCATATCCATATCCATGACAAAGGCGCTCATACCTTTGTGCTTGGCCTTCTTGTCAGTCATGGCGAATACCACTGCCATGTCTGCTACAGGAGCCCAGGTTATCCACATCTTGCGACCGTTTAATACGTACTCGTTTCCGTCTTTCACGGCAGTTGTCGTCATAGCTGCGGTATCGGATCCCGCGTCCGGTTCGGTGATTCCGA
The sequence above is a segment of the Desulfomonile tiedjei DSM 6799 genome. Coding sequences within it:
- a CDS encoding PSP1 domain-containing protein — translated: MSTDKSKKDISYLPRSWGSAGFKEKNHKEVEEPAIEEPKIEEHVDYKVSESEEIEKTEETISESTEAKRCCADRRCPRMGAVPDQLEEDFEEPHPTGAWEQSDPTKTLVRIVGVRFGYASKIYHFDCGDMNLSAGDWVVVKTEKGLGLGLIALPPFEREFDAVQLEGLRKILRKACPSDFEQKDRCREKEYEAYMYCLEKIETLDLPMKLVSVECFFDCSKYVFYFTAEGRVDFRELVKLLVARFPVRIEMRQIGVRHEAKMTGGLACCGQELCCARFLTDFRPVSVRMAKTQNLSLNPTKISGVCGRLMCCLAYEHDVYEEFKKGLPRVGKAVTTSQGEGLVLKHNPLAETVFVKLQDETIVEVNKSEIVKVGSSSSKKGETDPDGSNEAENIAHKGETGSELDW
- a CDS encoding epoxyqueuosine reductase QueH; this translates as MKILLHACCAPCLVHPLEDLRSQGHDVTAIFFNPNIHPYTEYLRRLDAFTVFTQENQVKTVTADFDAGMEEWFREVSFREAQRCRVCFHLRMDAIAAFAEAKGFDAFSTTLLYSRFQKHDLLKQICEAVSEKHGIPFHYADWRTGWNDGVKKYRKLGLYRQKYCGCVFSEKERALKIL
- the secF gene encoding protein translocase subunit SecF translates to MELIKPNTNIDFMGKRHYAYLFSLLLFVAALISIPIKGHIRLGIDFSGGALVQVKFNKPVHTDEIRDALKQYGEGLVVQKLVGVEEFIIRFETGEEGSDQLNKQISQLLEAKFGKGNFEIRSLEMVGPKVGKDLQQSAIWATVIALGMLLVYMAFRFTFTMGLGAIACLLHDLAMVYGFFVWTGLEFNLTILAAFLTVVGYDINDTIVVCDRVRENLKTMKKQPLIDIFNVSINQTLSRTILTSGFTTLSVIALLFFGTPVLQDFALALIVGIIFGTYSSIFVALALVLELDRFLPVKRG
- a CDS encoding class I SAM-dependent methyltransferase → MESHEYQTLFDLEPTYWWFRGLHSILLDALQGLNIRRDARVLDAGCGTGQNLWNITQHLTSDAYGFDLSPEAAAFSRKRGLERTCRASINEIPFGSNTFDAVTSIDVLECTAVSEDAAYSELLRVLKPGGHLILIVPAYDWLMTPEHHKAVGACRRYTRARVRKLLSRGNAEILRITHVFGSVFPAVAAYRLALQGGGHVENDTPKSELKEMHPAVNGFLFQVMNLERKFLRRWDVPFGSSIMAIVRKAG
- the holB gene encoding DNA polymerase III subunit delta'; amino-acid sequence: MHVLEGHEKILSFLALTAQNDRPAHAYLFSGREGVGKKLVALRFACFLNCPSPTDADYSCSTCTRMVEGKHPDIRITLPEKNMIRIDKVREIQSVLRYAPVECRYRVVIIDDAHLMNRSAQNALLKTLEEPPNYSILILISSRPSLMLPTVRSRCRKVRFGSLSTESVVRILRDNGIAPGEAGVLARLASGSAGRALKMESSQYMKLREKVIAVLSHSDSVGLRGALEFSATISSDRATAIQAIEIASTWIRDLLLEQIGTHSSEMIHVDFLDKISDTAHRQDSDRLISLYDQLVRAAELIEAEINVNPNLVTDTMMLKTLRILEGPHFGVVPANG
- a CDS encoding class I SAM-dependent methyltransferase, whose amino-acid sequence is MATKAWQLGSPETLVYRFFDWLRNGLNSKLAEYFVTRGIHGSDAVVLEAGSGPAFASSILARHPKIALSVAADIDLEALEQARLRDPALSLVVADLNHLPFRDEAVDLCWNSSTLEHLPDPSNALSEMARVVRKGGNIFVGVPYLFGPLGFQRLIRNTSPGIWIGETFSLKALRNMMIGARLVPAHQIFYFFRFFVGVLAKKEK
- the selB gene encoding selenocysteine-specific translation elongation factor, with the protein product MKRVILGTAGHIDHGKTQLVRALTGIDTDRLKEEKQRGISIELGFAFLELGNDIRMGIVDVPGHEKFVRQMVAGSGGIDIAALIVALDEGVMPQTVEHLDILNLLDVRMGLVVLTKADLVDEELALLVEEDARDSVKGTFLEKAPFVKVSSKTGEGLDNLREVLTDMATKITEKPVHGLMRLPVDRVFTLKGHGTIVTGTLISGTMSVGDEIEILPSGLRTTVRSLESHNRQEEKAFPGERVAVNLRGLEQAQVHRGEVLTHPGQFKPSYIVDVKLRSLARSPIPLNNRRKVRFHHYTSEVEARIILPDMDVLEPGHEVLAQLRASEPVVPAAGDRFVVRALSPSITLGGGVVMNPRAAKLRARSAKTFLELDRGDDVSIIISLVRSAGIMGIGRNELLGLSGFSVKRLDKTLETLRNSRTIIRFDPTENRMVHKDFFEIVRTRILKRLTAFHAEHPLKEGMSKQEVRSSLPGSEKLIKAVMDFLVSKAEIADEGNLLRLSSHKVQLNENEKDIKDRLAALIVKAGNAPPLFKEVVAAAKVDQKQTRNLMSILEKEGRVVRISEDFYFSKDFVDDIKRKLTDFIKREGGITPSQFAEITKSSRKFNIPLLEYLDRQRFTMRVGDQRVLRGSGSSGEGGKVE
- a CDS encoding transporter substrate-binding domain-containing protein, which produces MNRRIGIVFFLIVLLIPHSNAWSGATFDRVVGSNTVRLGAPYNIIPHGFLNSSGEWAGFEVDLAAELARHMNLKLDLVKVNEKTWRSMLSKGQIDAALCRIVHRRSLENEFDFSVPYFFDSPQVLVLKGSSKAVSDLKGQKIAAVQGSIFEKTAMSLLRQTGDDAAQKNVVSYPDRPACFMALGKDKIGGWLDSGMTLMEYSAKSPGRFELIPAGDSVEVVAIALPSNDSAWRDLVNFALQDMAADGTWKRIYDKWFGPDAPHPLPAKRTIEIWPE